The genomic stretch TGTTATTGGAAAGTATATATGTGCATAACATTTGTGATAAGTAGTTGTCATTACACTTCTCATATTCCTCCTTTTCCTTTGTACGTGTGTAATTCTTTTGAATGAAGAAAAGATTAGTACCTATTACTTCCAAAAGTTGAGATAATTTCTTATATCCTGCTCAAGTTTTGGAATTTACGAGTGAGTTTAATATGTATTTTTGTAGTCAATttatcacttcttttttttgAGAGGGAGGGGTGAGCAGGTatgcttgaatttttgaaattgcTGTTTTGACAGGCTGAGGCCTTACTTGAATTATTTTCTATGGATGGAGCAATTAATTTCCATGGATGGATTCGTTTATCCATTCCATCATTTTGCTTAGGTATCAAGTCAAATCTGTTGAATACTAATGCTAGTCCCAGTGAACAGCGAGGCTCTTCACATCTCGTGCAAGTTCTTTCCAATGAAACTTTTGAGGGTATGAAGGCTCCTGTCCACTATTGTCTTCCCATGTGTGATCTCTAATTCTTGGAATGTGGATTTAAGCCATAAAACTTTTgtgcaagttttttttttttaagtactaATAGTAGTAGTAGTTGAAGTGAAAGATGACTGATCGATCCAAAGGTTTATTAAATAGCAAAAAGATTCTTTTTCATGGTCACGGGTGGTATTGTCAGAAAGTTTTAATTGTCAGAAATGACTTTCAGAAGATATTCCTAGTTAGAAATAGGAATGAAAATCATAAATCTTCTTCCAATCACTTGAGTTGTGGCTGATTGATTATTATTGTAATCCGGAACCAAAACTAAACCAGCTGTATTGTGCAATTTAGTGCAAAATTTTGAGACCAATAATTTATCACAAGTATATATTACGTCCTAAAAGTTTGTAGTTTAGTTAGTACTAAACACTCTAAAAATTTTTTGTCGGTAAGCACTAAAAGGCTAGTAGTGTATAAGAAGATACACATGCGAGGAAAGTCATGGCAATAAAAAGGTATAAAATCCAACTTAATCAAGTTTTTGAAAGTTGGCAATCCCCCGGTTGAGAAAAATAGGAGAGCCTTCATGCATATAAGGAGAAGAACTGGAGTAAGAAGAAACTTCTCTAATTTTTCTATCTTCAAAGGGAAAGCCCTGGAATGAAGccaaaaaatttaagaaaaagaagACAGAGGACACAAAAAAGAGCATGCACCTTTTTTGTCCATTAACGCACTACTACTGCAATTGCTGACAAGCACATGTGCGTTTGTGACTACACTTCTTTTAGATGGCCAATAAAAAAGTCTGTAAAGTTAACTTCTCCGTATGTTTCCACTGTCAATTTTCAGGGATGTGTCGTGTCCTCAGACGAGGGCCATAAATTGCGGAAATACATGTGCTATAAAGCATTCCAATTGCATGTAAAATATATCTCATGAAACGACAAAATGGAAATTGTGGTGGAAGTTCTCTAAAAACTCCAATGCAGATCAGCCATCCCCCGCAATAAATACATTTAAGAAGTGCAATTCTCTACAATAAGAACTAACCTGCAATTCTCTACGCCAAAAAAACGAACGAAGAGGATAGAAGACAGAACGTCAAGACGAAGTGGTGGCCTTTTCTTAATTGTTAACGTGATAGCTGTGTGCACCTCGCCGTGTGGCAACCGGAAACTACGTGCATGCCAGTGGAAGTGAGGTAAATAGTAGACGGATGTTTTCAGTTATAAAATTGCaatcaaaattcatcaattTCTGTGTGGTTATTTAGATCTTTTGTATGGTAGCCGTTTATACTCTCACTTACTGCATTGTACGAGTTATTGCAAAGTATCGTTCATATTTTACCGCTtcaaagtgataataataatacgGACTGGAATTAGTTTCGCTTGGATTGTTTTTACCGTTTCAAagtgataaaatataaatataacctGGTGAGATCTGTTTTTTGAGATGGTACGGACTGGAATTAGTTTCGCTTGGATTgttttttgagttgttttaTATACTCTCACGTAAtgcatttatacatttatattaatatacataatacatttatacatattaATTACATTTATAGATCTGTCTCGAGAAAGATTCAGAAAGCCTTATAATTTTTACTTTTAAGCATGCGGATACAGGTTGTAATGTGTTGTTCTGGCTTGAGTGTctttgaaataaataaataaataacaactCATACTTTTTTTACGTGACGTttgatgaaataaaaaataattaaaaaatatatttatgatataagtaaataaatttgtGTTAAATTTGTGTAAATAACCTATTATTCAAACAAACTCATTGTTCGTCTTTTTAGTCAATTACAATTTGACTGAATTGAAAAAGTAACAGATATTTATAGGAATACGttcatataatatttatttataatttatacatttataataatatttatttatactcttataaatatatttatattatgtattatcaGTAATAGATAATATAATacaattataatatatttataagaGTTTtatataagtaaataaatatatttatttataaatatttataattgtattataaatgcataaatgtatatttatataaaaatatataaattataaatcacaaatatattaatttatacatttatataatattaatttataattatatatatttataataatatacatttataaatatatttatattaaaagTCATATTGCCAAATACATGCTATAAAAGTCATATTGCTAAGTATTCCATTTAAAAGTCATATTGCTAATTTATACTCCATAAAGCTACTCTAGTTTTCGTAATTGGTTTGagaggatgatgaagactctAATGGGACATGTCTGACCAATTACATACTTAAATTTAAAGCCATTTTATGTCTAGATTCCCGACATTTAATTATGTCCATTAACACGTGTATTAACACATTTATGGAATTGGTTATACACATACGAACACGCTTATGTAAACATATATACAGATATATACTCAATTATCATGGCCTGGAACAACCGCCGTGGTGCTAGAGGACGCAATGTGGACCGCATGAGGCAAGATGAGGAAGATGAGGCCTTACTTCTTATGAGTGCCTCGTTAATGTTAATGCATCCGTCACTTGCACACGTGGATAATAATCAACCACTTCCGCAACATGATGGTTCATTCACAGATAGGCAGTGGGTGGAACGCGTACTCTACGGTCATCATAGATGCTCAATAGACAACATGCGTATTACGGTTGATAATTTCTTGCTACTGTCCAATATCCTTGTCGAGAGACAGTACGTTCCACACAATTACCAACAGCGCGTGCCCATACAGGAGGCGCTTGCTATGACTTTAATGTTGGTCAGCCACAAGCATACGCACCGTATGTTGGGGACTATTTTTGATCGATCCATCGAGACGATTAATCGAAATATAAAAAAGGTGCTCCGAGGCCTGTGTCTATTTGCAGCTGAAATAATACGACCGGGTGACCAGACTGCAGTTCATCCACGAATTGTAAACTCAACTAATTTTTATCCATGGTTCAAGGTAATGTGGAAAGAATAATTACATTTTGGCTTGATGTAGTAAGACGATTCTAGAAAGttgattatatattttttgcaCATATTAGGATGCCGTGGGAGCGATGGATGGCACCCACATCTCAGCTTGTCCTCCGACAGGCGAGCAAATGGCATATACAAATCGGCACGGGTGGCAATCACAGAATGTTCTGGCAGTTTGTGACCATGACATGCGCTTCATCTATATGTATGCTGGATGGGAGGGAAGTGCACGCGATGCGCGAGTGTTGGAGTCAGCATTAGCATATCCGTCCGATTTTCCACTGCCACAACCTGGTAAGTGATGGGTCCAATATTTGAAGTCAAGCATATACGATGCTTTATTACCACAACTCCTATTTTTTATCGCGTTTATTAATTAGAATAATTTTGTCAATTAGGCCAGTACTACTTAGTTGATGCGGCATATAGGAATGCTCCTGGTTTCATGCCCCCGTATTAGAATGTGGGATCCGAATCTCCGGCAAAAATCTTGTTCAATACTCGACATTCGCAACTTCGCAATGTCATTGAGTGCACATTCGGTGTGCTTAAGAAAAGATTCAAATGGTTAAAGGGTCCGGTAGATAATTTCTATATGAGCACTCAAATCAGTATAGTCATTGCTTGTTGTGCATTGCACAACTTTTTAAGGATGCACCAACCAGAAGATGCCCATTTTCAACGGTTTGAATCAGAAGACGTGCACTTAAATGAAGAGCCAGAAATAGGCGGGCTAGTACCTCAGCCGTTTGCATTAAACGTATCTCCAGCAGAGTTGGCGGAATGGAAAGCTAAACGAGACTACATAGCGACTCAAATGTACGCAACACGGGGGCGACGCCGCCGTTAGTTGTTTATCGCATTACGAAGGATTGTAATTGTCCCTAAAATTTATTTTCCCATGTGTAGAGTGTACTTAAAATGCCCTCAATTTCCAACTTCTAAATTAATCTGTACCGTTTGTGTATTAAGTATGCAATTGGTTTAGCGTAAACGCAGTATAAAGTCAAAATTTTCGAAGTCaaagtcaaaattttcaaagtcAAAGTCACCTGCTTAAATTCAATAATGAGCACCTGTCCAAACGCTAATTTACACGATTTACTTACTATCCAAATGCCTATTTCATATTTACGCAATCTTAAAAGGTAAcctaaaaaatatctcaaataacttacaatctaAACAAACGCAGTGATGTGATCACTTAAAGTCGTGCCGGGAACATAAGTAAAGCGAAATAAACGCTTTTCATATTGAGCCTATTCTGacaatttttcttcaagaacttCTCCTCTAATCCAGTCCACAATTTATTTGCAGAAGTTTCTTTTGAGAACACATATTTTGGTTCCCTTGAAAGACACGATCGAATTGTACCACACGCTAAACGATTTAGCGTCCTCCATTCCTTCTCTTCAATCTCTTCTGGTTTCTCTTCTTCGATGGCAATGTCTAGACCTTGATTAAAGAGCGCGTCTAGAATCTTACTTTGCCACATACCGAAATGACCAGTACCATCAAATGTCTCCACATTTAATTTTGCATTCATCATAGCATTTCTTGCCATAATAGACGATGACGAACTTGTCGATGCTTGCATTGTAGATGAAGATCTACTTTCGGCCATCTTTACAAATTATATTTAGTAGCTCCTAAATATAGAATAACAATAGTCCAAGAAATCTTTTCTGATGTGGAAGATCAAACTATGCTGCAACCACAGAGCATACTAAGAAACCttgagctctgataccaattgttgtGGAAGCTCTACTAAATTAAGGTATAACGAGTAAATTATTGTACCTAAAATTGCAAAATGGTAATTCCCAAGAAATATTTGGTAAGGCACACTGGTCTACTTAAATATCAATTTTCTAAACAGAATCACCTATATATGCAATTAATTGCATAATAACTCACTACAAATATACCTACAAATATAGCTACTAAATAGACAATAAAATAGAACACCAGAATTTAACGAGGTTCTGCTAATTTGCCTATGTCTTCAAACACTACCGACAACTTAATATTTCACTAGAAGAAAAATgacaaagagagagaagaaaaaaagttATGATACTCTTGTTTGGTGTAATTGAATTGAGAAGGTAGAGAGCTTATTTATAGCTCCAATTCATAAACCCACCGATGTTGGATTGTAATTGTGccaaataattcaataattttgGCTATTTCAAAGTCAATAATTGAGGCTTGGCTATGAATTCAACATCTACAACTAATTCCGTGAGTAGAGTTAAACTAAAACAAAGGAGGAGGAAAGCTATGAAAGGTGCTGATGAATTACCTCATGACCGAAAGACAGAAGGAAGAGTGATTAGTCTTATCCTCTAAGTCAGTTGCAAAATCTTCCACGTTCTGAACAAGGCTACTTTGTAGCTTAATAAATGTAACTAACCTGGCTAGTTGGAACATAAGAGTGAAAGGAAAGTAGCTTAATAAATGTAACTAATCTGGTTATTTGGAACATGAGAGTGAAAGGAAAGATTTAAGGGAAAAATGAACTTTTATAAAATCTTACATTCTAGCTACTAGGTTgcaaaactacattcataagcaaataagaaatttaaaactaaaaactaatgAGTTAATACAAAACTTAAATCATAGGTAGCTTAGAATTCGGTTCGGAGTTAAAAAGGGAAGGATGAAAGTTTATTTACTTTCACCCTAGAATACAAAGTAGGGAATGGTGTAATCTTATTTTAAATCTTTATATATTATAACCTTGGAAAAAATGTATATCTCTTGGATAAAATGATCGATAAATATTGAATATATTATATCTTGTTCTAAACTAAAATATGACTTTAATACGTTTAATGTATAAGGtaacaaatgata from Coffea eugenioides isolate CCC68of chromosome 8, Ceug_1.0, whole genome shotgun sequence encodes the following:
- the LOC113780523 gene encoding putative nuclease HARBI1, with amino-acid sequence MAWNNRRGARGRNVDRMRQDEEDEALLLMSASLMLMHPSLAHVDNNQPLPQHDGSFTDRQWVERVLYGHHRCSIDNMRITVDNFLLLSNILVERQYVPHNYQQRVPIQEALAMTLMLVSHKHTHRMLGTIFDRSIETINRNIKKVLRGLCLFAAEIIRPGDQTAVHPRIVNSTNFYPWFKDAVGAMDGTHISACPPTGEQMAYTNRHGWQSQNVLAVCDHDMRFIYMYAGWEGSARDARVLESALAYPSDFPLPQPGQYYLVDAAYRNAPGFMPPY